The following are encoded in a window of Podospora pseudoanserina strain CBS 124.78 chromosome 6, whole genome shotgun sequence genomic DNA:
- a CDS encoding hypothetical protein (EggNog:ENOG503NUM1; COG:V), which produces MPSSPRSQPILARKESSIPSSHHDRHASLANSFLSTSPLAQEVLARDLAAFSDDEDIPVDTEAVDGSDHGEDDATQGPTLYRRPSGIAFGTTRPALALPLGHDDPALLTRTERARSRDAERSLLRDNHILPPKHHHEPPPKGIAGQFSRLYKRLFSTKVPLPSSDEEAPRIIIGPDERAPLLGSTSRHPSDAPENLNEQWEAAVAAGQIRTTWQREAKTIAGYSKSLIVTFLLQYSLTVTSIFAVARLGTVELGAVTLATMTANITCYAPIQGLATSLDTLCAQAFGSGHKTLVGLQMQRMVYFLMLVLVPVMGVWWKSEEILIKLGIEEASAAFAGIYLRTIVLGAPAYAIFEAGKRFVLAQGLFHATTYVLLVAAPVNVLLNFLFVWKLGWGFKGAPMAVAITQNLLPLLLGLYVWKVEGKEAWGGFKKGALRNWGPMIRLALPGMIMVVAEWFAFEILTLLCGRIGVTTLAAQSVLVTITSTTFQIPFPLSIAGSTRVANLVGAKLVDAAKTSAKVTVFGGFLVGVFNLTMLTVFRYQIPRLFTDDEDVINLVAKVLPVCALMQVLDGMAAVSHGLLRGIGKQEFGGYANLVCYYVVALPISFGLGFGLDWKLTGLWIGVTIGLGLVSLVEYAFIWASDWDQAAKEAENRNNAG; this is translated from the exons ATGCcttcaagtccaagaagTCAGCCAATTTTAGCAAGAAAAGAATCTTCCAtccccagcagccaccatGACCGCCACGCATCCTTAGCaaactccttcctctccacttCGCCTCTTGCCCAAGAAGTCCTGGCACGAGACCTTGCAGCTTTCTCCGATGACGAAGACATACCCGTCGACACAGAAGCAGTTGACGGATCTGACCATGGAGAAGACGATGCCACCCAAGGACCAACTCTGTACCGCCGGCCAAGCGGGATAGCCTTTGGGACTACCCGCCCagctcttgctcttccctTGGGACATGATGATCCCGCCTTACTCACCCGCACTGAGCGAGCCCGCAGCCGTGATGCTGAACGGTCTTTGCTGAGGGACAATCATATTCTTCCGCCTAAACACCACCAtgagccaccaccaaaaggcATCGCCGGCCAGTTCTCCCGGTTGTACAAACGACTCTTCAGCACCAAGGTCCCTCTTCCGTCCAGTGATGAGGAAGCACCTCGCATCATCATTGGTCCGGATGAGCGGGCTCCCTTGCTGGGAAGCACCTCTCGTCATCCATCAGATGCCCCGGAAAATCTCAACGAGCAATGGGAAGCTGCTGTGGCGGCAGGACAAATCCGCACCACCTGGCAGCGGGAGGCGAAAACTATTGCTGGTTATTCCAAATCACTGATTGTCACCTTTTTGTTGCAGTACTCCTTGACAGTAACGTCCATCTTTGCTGTTGCAAGACTAGGAACTGTCGAGTTGGGAGCAGTGACATTGGCTACCATGACAGCAAACATCACCTGCTACGCTCCTATCCAGGGTCTGGCCACGAGTCTGGATACCCTCTGTGCGCAGGCGTTTGGGTCCGGGCACAAGACCCTAGTGGGGCTGCAGATGCAGAGGATGGTGTActttttgatgttggtgctcgtgccggtgatgggggtgtggtggaaGTCGGAGGAGATATTGATCAAACTGGGAATTGAAGAGGCAAGCGCGGCGTTTGCGGGGATTTATCTCAGGACGATTGTGTTGGGTGCGCCGGCGTATGCTATATTTGAAGCAGGGAAACGGTTTGTCTTGGCCCAGGGACTGTTTCATGCTACTACGTATGTGCTGCTTGTGGCGGCGCCGGTGAATGTTCTGTTGAACTTTTTGTTTGTGTGGaagctgggttgggggtttaAGGGCGCTCCGATGGCGGTGGCTATTACGCAGAAtttgttgccgttgttgctgGGGCTATATGTgtggaaggtggaggggaaggaggcgtGGGGAGGGTTTAAGAAGGGGGCCTTGAGGAATTGGGGACCGATGATTAGGTTGGCGTTGCCGGGGATGATTATGGTTGTGGCGGAGTGGTTCGCTTTTGAGATTTTGACGCTGTTGTGTGGGAGGATTGGGGTGACGACGCTGGCGGCGCAGAGTGTGTTGGTTACTATTACTTCGACAACTTTTCAGATTCCGTTTCCGTTGTCGATTGCGGGCTCGACGAGGGTTGCGAATTTGGTGGGGGCTAAGTTGGTGGACGCTGCGAAGACTTCGGCCAAGGTGACTGTATTTGGAGGCTTTCTCGTGGGGGTGTTTAACCTGACGATGCTGACGGTGTTTCGGTATCAAATCCCGCGGCTTTTTActgacgatgaggatgtcaTCAACTTGGTTGCGAAGGTCCTTCCTGTTTGTGCGCTGATGCAGGTCTTGGATGGCATGGCTGCTGTCTCTCATGGGCTGCTGCGTGGTATTGGCAAGCAAGAATTTGGAGGATACGCCAACTTGGTCTGTTATTATGTCGTGGCGCTGCCCATCTCCTTTGGCTTGGGCTTTGGCCTGGACTGGAAGTTGACTGGCCTCTGGATCGGCGTCACGATTGGCCTAGGCCT CGTGTCGTTGGTTGAATATGCGTTTATCTGGGCATCTGATTGGGATCAGGCAGCCAAAGAGGCTGAGAACAGAAACAACGCCGGCTGA
- the IDI1 gene encoding isopentenyl-diphosphate delta-isomerase idi1 (EggNog:ENOG503NU8E; BUSCO:EOG0926458I; COG:Q), translating into MSVTTIETQTRSVPITAETILSLFPDIDTSGEALEGHDEEQIRLMDEVCIVTDENDMPIGTASKKLCHLMTNIDKGLLHRAFSVFLFNDKNELLLQQRASEKITFPDMWTNTCCSHPLHMASETGSNLEDSVLGVKNAARRKLDHELGIKKEQVPLEDFHFLTRIHYKAPSDGKWGEHEIDYILFIKANVDLNPNPNEVKDVQYVSAEKLKQLFEDPSLKFTPWFKLICNSMLFEWWANLDTGLDKYKNEQEIRRM; encoded by the exons ATGTctgtcaccaccatcgagaCCCAGACGCGCAGCGTCCCCATCACAGCCGAGACCATCCTTAGCCTGTTCCCCGATATCGACACCAGCGGCGAAGCGCTCGAAGGCCACGATGAGGAGCAGATCCGCTTGATGGACGAGGTCTGCATCGTGACAGACGAGAATGATATGCCGATCGGAACTGCCAGCAAGAAGCTCT GCCACCTCATGACGAACATCGACAAGGGACTCTTGCACCGCGCCTTCTCCGTCTTCCTATTCAACGACAAGAACGagctgcttcttcaacagcgTGCCTCCGAGAAGATTACCTTCCCGGACATGTGGACCAATACCTGCTGCTCGCACCCGCTGCACATGGCGAGCGAGACCGGGTCCAACCTGGAGGACTCTGTTTTGGGCGTCAAGAATGCTGCGCGACGGAAGTTGGACCACGAATTGggcatcaagaaggagcaggtCCCCCTGGAGGACTTTCACTTCCTGACACGCATTCACTACAAGGCGCCAAGCGACGGGAAATGGGGCGAGCACGAGA TCGACTACATTCTCTTCATCAAGGCCAATGTCGATCTTAACCCCAACCCGAACGAGGTCAAGGACGTACAGTATGTCTCTgccgagaagctgaagcAGCTCTTTGAGGATCCTTCCCTAAAGTTCACGCCTTGGTTCAAGCTGATCTGCAACTCGATGTTGTTTGAGTGGTGGGCGAACTTGGACACCGGGCTCGACAAGTACAAGAACGAGCAGGAGATCCGCCGCATGTAG
- a CDS encoding hypothetical protein (COG:S; EggNog:ENOG503NVBX; BUSCO:EOG0926025H) has protein sequence MGKRFSYGGDAVGGPRKRAKVVHEAPTSEEVHANRQLRQLLVFDQDPARLRHGLQSLKLYLDELLSTDGGIKSERAKILRDYLDSEKPAEDGENPVYLPDIMHTWSHAGQTNNDNLMSAVPVVLVLLLRLLSQSLETVPYGLGICRTLLIKEFQQLISRNLTADKGKSFVISPTLRLLREAVSFDGGAIARPLFRARATMLKSLARNMGIVHMGEDKEDTKRPSARTNAIQFFLAAIKYLHPEAKKELLSQRDIVSALTRDVKQDPPYMLKELLVGLKNHIIMDDKVPREAKSNLLNTSTLVRLSALYQYRLDSPAEDEPSIADMAHELLLAVCTNPACGVLRQDAGFYPREIDPNTTIPRAELDDLGLEAVAWMNKFKTEVPIRNYTLSNFLPNLRPWSSVKQSELITSIFKVAPELVANYFINNKSFTFEPKLSATWIGYAAFLFNTVILPIPENLCRGPNVPELPPPTSIVLDNVLPLPLNQKALVRCLEHKSNMIKFFATRILVVAIEKLDAVITIYQDPSHTNKSIWNEAARRLVDEFCQRAPGIRYMITACQKIPTEDLLHREAASRLLRLCYEVLPQATLSAKLDVSAHLDAVLGRISNQELEDPRDFALGLKELESLLAIAGYSPGMRWFGASKGATLSPFTQLLKICVEAPKGVSLEAMKQVLNFVAVEQQLVPGHAAHPGLLPLIEALQSCSKYASQAWPFLDNCLTQCASKSVKYVEMLQDIAQETAESTSQNIDGLLVSPIILAIRDQLPHASKNGGEEVLKALGRILPSYLGLSVTVGESRPILSSIFFKMVSDLPDPKGKLAKAGVPERLEFQHNSWSSSKPKSEKKAVDTQDAATLETNIDQKTLEGVLHVPDSLEAENSALMKWANKTADELVDEGYATSLIALLASEYASIRKEALVSILKVADKIKQSQYEEKEQVWLLLSELAETAKDNINNGPLPSTIVAFASHALHIVRDPLHGLYPRVNIFLTRGPYWSLDKLPLVDEILTEEPNVGDAFYTQISWLLTYLIDGLRSASDLELYHKKRSRGPILERILALAVNPYMRLPLRTQVLRLLYRASSIEGGSTTLTTRFSVMSWLEERRSACADSSEAAVYDGLRRRIWETCDQQRVTEWSKNGLP, from the exons ATGGGGAAACGGTTCTCTTATGGCGGCGATGCTGTCGGTGGTCCGAGAAAAAGAGCCAAGGTGGTTCATGAAGCACCGACGTCCGAGGAAGTCCACGCCAACAGACAGTTGAGGCAACTCCTGGTATTCGACCAGGACCCAGCGCGGTTAAGACATG GTCTTCAATCGCTCAAACTCTACCTTGACGAACTCCTCAGCACAGATGGCGGCATAAAGAGCGAACGCGCCAAAATTCTCCGAGATTATTTGGATTCAGAGAAACCCGCCGAAGATGGGGAGAACCCGGTCTACCTGCCAGATATTATGCACACATGGAGTCATGCCGGTCAAACCAACAACGACAATCTCATGTCCGCTGTTCCCGTGGTGCTCGTCCTGCTCCTGAGGCTGCTCTCCCAGTCGCTTGAGACCGTCCCATACGGGCTTGGAATTTGCAGAACACTGTTGATCAAAGAATTTCAACAGCTGATCAGTCGGAATTTAACCGCTGACAAGGGGAAATCCTTTGTCATCTCTCCCACACTTCgcttgttgagggaggcggtcAGCTTCGATGGAGGGGCGATTGCAAGACCCCTTTTCAGGGCGAGGGCGACCATGTTAAAATCATTGGCCCGCAATATGGGTATCGTCCACATGGGAGAGGACAAGGAAGACACCAAGCGACCTTCGGCTCGCACCAATGCTATTCAATTCTTTCTCGCCGCAATCAAATACCTTCACCcagaggcgaagaaggaatTGCTCTCCCAAAGAGACATCGTCTCTGCGCTAACCAGGGACGTCAAGCAGGATCCTCCATATATGCTCAAGGAGCTACTCGTTGGGCTGAAAAATCACATTATTATGGACGATAAGGTTCCCCGCGAGGCCAAGTCAAACCTGCTCAACACCTCGACCCTTGTTCGATTATCGGCGCTTTACCAGTATCGCCTCGATTCCCCAGCGGAAGACGAGCCCTCGATAGCTGATATGGCCCACGAACTATTATTAGCTGTGTGCACAAACCCAGCTTGTGGCGTCTTGAGACAGGACGCTGGATTCTACCCGCGGGAGATAGACCCAAACACGACAATACCAAGGGCGGAGCTCGACGACTTGGGCCTGGAAGCGGTTGCGTGGATGAACAAGTTCAAGACGGAAGTGCCTATTCGAAACTACACGCTCTCGAACTTTCTACCAAATCTGCGCCCTTGGTCAAGCGTCAAACAAAGCGAACTCATCACCTCTATCTTCAAGGTGGCACCGGAACTAGTGGCCAACtacttcatcaacaacaaatCTTTCACCTTTGAACCGAAGCTTTCTGCCACATGGATTGGTTACGCGGCGTTTTTGTTCAATACCGTCATTCTCCCAATACCAGAGAATCTGTGCCGCGGTCCAAACGTCCCCGAGCTGCCCCCACCTACGTCAATTGTTCTTGACAAcgtcctcccccttcctctgaACCAAAAGGCCCTCGTCCGCTGCCTAGAACACAAATCAAATATGATCAAGTTCTTTGCCACGAGGATCCTGGTAGTGGCCATAGAGAAGCTTGATGCTGTCATCACAATCTACCAGGACCCTTCTCACACCAATAAGTCGATATGGAACGAAGCCGCTCGAAGGCTGGTGGACGAGTTTTGCCAGCGCGCCCCTGGCATTCGCTATATGATTACTGCATGCCAAAAAATCCCCACAGAGGATCTACTCCACCGCGAAGCGGCAAGTCGGCTGCTACGTCTATGCTATGAGGTGCTGCCTCAAGCTACGCTGAGTGCCAAATTGGATGTTTCCGCCCATCTAGACGCTGTTCTGGGCCGCATCTCCAACCAAGAACTGGAGGATCCGCGTGACTTTGCCCTCGGGCTGAAAGAACTTGAAAGTCTTCTGGCTATTGCTGGGTACTCTCCTGGCATGCGGTGGTTCGGGGCTTCGAAGGGAGCCACTTTGTCACCTTTCACTCAGTTGCTGAAGATCTGCGTCGAGGCCCCAAAGGGTGTTTCGCTGGAGGCGATGAAGCAGGTTTTGAACTTTGTGGCCGTCGAACAACAGCTCGTTCCAGGTCATGCCGCACACCCTGGCTTGCTTCCGTTGATTGAAGCCCTTCAGTCTTGTTCCAAGTACGCCTCTCAGGCATGGCCGTTCTTGGATAACTGCTTAACGCAATGCGCCAGCAAATCGGTGAAGTATGTCGAAATGCTGCAAGATATTGCACAAGAGACTGCCGAGTCCACTAGTCAAAACATCGATGGGCTACTCGTGAGCCCCATCATTCTTGCTATCCGGGACCAACTTCCCCACGCATCTAAgaatggaggggaagaggtgctCAAGGCTCTTGGCCGAATTTTGCCTAGCTATCTGGGGCTGTCAGTCACTGTTGGTGAGAGCAGGCCGATACTCAGCTCGATCTTTTTCAAGATGGTGAGTGACCTCCCAGATCCCAAGGGCAAGCTTGCCAAGGCAGGCGTTCCTGAGAGGCTTGAATTTCAGCACAATTCTTGGTCATCTTCAAAACCAAAAtccgagaagaaggcagtGGATACACAGGATGCGGCCACACTCGAAACGAACATCGATCAAAAAACCTTGGAGGGCGTGCTGCATGTCCCCGATAGTTTGGAAGCAGAAAACTCAGCTTTGATGAAGTGGGCAAACAAGACAGCAGATGAACTTGTCGACGAAGGTTATGCGACCTCCTTGATTGCATTGCTGGCATCTGAATATGCCAGTATCCGTAAAGAGGCGCTTGTCAGTATTCTCAAGGTGGCAGACAAGATCAAACAATCACAGTATGAAGAGAAGGAGCAAGTTTGGCTGCTTTTGTCTGAGCTCGCGGAAACGGCCAAAGACAATATCAACAACGGACCTCTGCCCAGCACAATAGTCGCGTTTGCCAGCCACGCCTTGCATATCGTACGCGACCCGCTCCATGGCCTTTACCCCAGGGTCAACATTTTCTTGACTCGAGGACCATACTGGAGTCTGGACAAGCTGCCTCTGGTGGATGAGATCCTGACCGAGGAGCCCAACGTCGGCGATGCCTTTTATACCCAGATAAGTTGGCTGTTGACGTACCTCATCGACGGGTTACGTTCAGCTTCTGACCTGGAGCTTTACCACAAAAAGCGTAGCCGGGGACCAATCTTGGAGAGAATCCTTGCTCTAGCGGTCAACCCATACATGAGGCTACCACTACGCACCCAGGTGTTGAGATTACTCTACCGGGCTAGTAGTATCGAGGGTGGCAGTACTACGCTCACGACGAGATTCAGCGTGATGAGCTGGTTGGAGGAACGACGGTCCGCGTGCGCTGATTCCAGTGAAGCTGCAGTCTATGATGGCCTGCGTAGGAGGATATGGGAGACGTGTGACCAGCAAAGGGTTACAGAATGGAGTAAGAACGGGCTGCCTTGA